From Sphingobium sp. B2D3C:
GACTTTCCTTCAATTGCGAACAACGTCTGCCGCGCCCAGAAAGGGTTTGGCGTCGATCCCGGTCTTTCGCCTGACACTCATTTTCAGAGGCAGGGCCGCCGCTGCACCGGGGTGCGGGGCCGATTGCGAAGGCGCGCCTATGGCGGGCGAGGGGCGGAAAGTCAAGGCGCCGTCGCGGTGGCGGTCATTCGTGCGGGGGGTGGGGTCAGGCGCGGAAGCTCCGGACCTACGCCGTCATACAGCAGACGCAGGGTAGGGGAGGCCTGAACGATGCGCCAGCAGCCCCAACTGAGTACCATGGTGAGCGCCGTGATCATGCCCGCCTTCACCACCACCGGCATGGCGATGTGCTGGCCGAGGACGACGAGACCGGCCGTAATGGGCAGATGGACGAGATAAACCACGAAGGCCCCGCTCACCAGCGCCTGCACCGCCGGGCTTGGCCTGTCGGCCAGCCGCTTCATGGCAGCAATGAGGGCCTGCGTCATGGTGATCGCCGCAATCGTGCCGATGAACCGCTCGGTCATTGGATGCACGTCTCGTCCGATCTGGAGGTAGAGCAGGGTGGCGGCAAGGGCGATCAGCGCAAGCGACGCGGAAGGCTTGTGCAGTGTTGCGCGAAATTGGGGGGCGCGGCAGACCAGCCAGCCGAGCGCGAACCAAGGCGCGAACTGGATCAACTGGTCGATCCGCAGGATTTGCTGGGGCAGGTTGGTGGCGAAATCCCAGGCATAGAAGAGCTCGATGGCCCCGGCCTGCCAGGCGCCGATCACGACGCCGAGGCCGATCACGGCCGCTGCCATATGCCGGCCAAGCCAGTCATCGATACGGGCGGGAAGCATAGCCTGCGCCGCGCGCGGTGCGAGATGGCAGAGCAGGGCGGCCGCACCGCAAAGATAAAGCAGCACGATGATGAACCACAAATGCCGCACCCAATATCCGCCGGATTGCAGGCTGTTCTTCTCCAGCGAGCCCAAGGCTCCCCAGAGGCTGAAATTGGAGAGTTCGCAGAACAGGTTGAGCAGCGGATTGAGGGTGAGCAACGCGGCAACGAAGGGCAGGCCGAGGCGGATCAGGCGGTTCTTCATCCACGCGCCGGGCGCGCGGCGCATCAGCAGCAGCGCGGCGAAATAGCCAGCGATCACGAAGAAAGCGGGCATTCTGAACAGGTGGATGATGCCGGCGATCCACGTGAAGATGAGATCACCTTCGCCCGCATTGACGATCCACACATCATTGGCGCGGTAGGCCATGGCGACATGGTAGGGAATGCCGAGCAGCATGAGCAGGGCGCGCATGGAGTCCCAATGATGTTCACGACCCGAAACGTCTGTTCTCATTCATCTTCCTGACGCGCACCAGCCTTGAACAAGAAAGCGCTCGGGCACCAGAGTGGTGGCACGGCTGGCCGCGATGGCAGGGAGGTTCGTCGGTTTTGTCGCGCAAGATGGCGGC
This genomic window contains:
- a CDS encoding acyltransferase family protein; the encoded protein is MRTDVSGREHHWDSMRALLMLLGIPYHVAMAYRANDVWIVNAGEGDLIFTWIAGIIHLFRMPAFFVIAGYFAALLLMRRAPGAWMKNRLIRLGLPFVAALLTLNPLLNLFCELSNFSLWGALGSLEKNSLQSGGYWVRHLWFIIVLLYLCGAAALLCHLAPRAAQAMLPARIDDWLGRHMAAAVIGLGVVIGAWQAGAIELFYAWDFATNLPQQILRIDQLIQFAPWFALGWLVCRAPQFRATLHKPSASLALIALAATLLYLQIGRDVHPMTERFIGTIAAITMTQALIAAMKRLADRPSPAVQALVSGAFVVYLVHLPITAGLVVLGQHIAMPVVVKAGMITALTMVLSWGCWRIVQASPTLRLLYDGVGPELPRLTPPPARMTATATAP